A window of Rhizobium acidisoli contains these coding sequences:
- the coaA gene encoding type I pantothenate kinase, which yields MSIATEIIGVPETLDHFQSDSYSPYHFFSSEQWAKFRADTPLTLTSDEVKRLRSMGDPIDLDEVRRIYLSLSRLLSAHVESSQMLFEQRNRFLSLSDVTKTPFVIGIAGSVAVGKSTTARVLKELLGRWPSSPKVDLVTTDGFLHPNAVLQREKLMQRKGFPESYDTAAILRFLSAIKAGQPDVKAPSYSHLVYDVLPDEYKIVDRPDILIFEGINVLQSRDLPAGGKIVPMVSDFFDFSIYIDAAEDLIHNWYVARFMRLRETAFRDPNSYFHRYASISDAEALEIAGDLWANINLKNLRQNILPTRPRADLILKKGKDHLIEQVALRKL from the coding sequence ATGAGTATCGCGACTGAGATTATCGGGGTGCCGGAAACGTTGGATCACTTTCAGTCGGACTCCTATTCGCCCTACCACTTCTTCTCTTCCGAACAATGGGCGAAGTTCCGCGCCGACACGCCGCTGACGCTGACCAGCGACGAGGTCAAGCGGCTGCGTTCGATGGGCGACCCGATCGATCTCGACGAGGTCAGGCGCATCTATCTGTCGCTGTCGCGGCTGCTGTCGGCGCATGTCGAATCCTCGCAGATGCTGTTCGAACAGCGAAACCGCTTCCTCAGCCTCTCCGATGTGACCAAGACGCCTTTCGTCATCGGCATCGCCGGCTCGGTCGCCGTCGGAAAATCGACCACGGCCCGCGTTCTCAAGGAACTACTGGGGCGCTGGCCTTCCAGCCCGAAGGTCGATCTTGTCACCACCGACGGTTTCCTTCATCCGAATGCCGTGCTGCAGCGGGAAAAGCTGATGCAGCGCAAGGGTTTTCCGGAGAGTTACGACACGGCTGCGATCCTGCGCTTTCTCTCGGCGATCAAGGCCGGGCAGCCGGATGTCAAGGCGCCCAGCTATTCGCACCTCGTCTATGACGTGCTGCCCGACGAATACAAGATCGTCGACCGGCCGGACATCCTGATCTTCGAGGGCATCAACGTGCTGCAATCGCGCGACCTGCCGGCCGGCGGCAAGATCGTGCCGATGGTCTCCGACTTCTTCGACTTCTCGATCTATATCGATGCCGCGGAAGATCTGATTCACAACTGGTACGTCGCACGTTTCATGCGGCTGCGCGAAACCGCCTTCCGCGATCCGAATTCCTATTTCCATCGCTACGCTTCGATCAGCGACGCGGAAGCGCTCGAAATCGCCGGGGATCTCTGGGCGAACATCAACTTGAAAAACCTGCGGCAGAACATCCTGCCGACGCGCCCGCGTGCCGATCTCATCCTGAAAAAGGGCAAGGACCATCTGATCGAGCAGGTCGCGCTGCGGAAACTATAG
- the hisH gene encoding imidazole glycerol phosphate synthase subunit HisH, protein MRVAIIDYGSGNLRSATKAFERAAREAGIDAHIDLTDKAENVAAADRIVLPGVGAYADCRRGLDAVPGMAEVLIEAVEKKARPFLGICVGMQLMSSRGLEKTVTHGFGWIPGDVVEMTPGDPALKIPQIGWNTLDLTREHPLLDGIPTGSEGLHAYFVHSYHLAAENAEDVIATVDYGGAMTALVGCDNMVGAQFHPEKSQKLGLALIANFLRWNP, encoded by the coding sequence ATGCGCGTCGCGATTATCGATTATGGTTCCGGCAATCTGCGCTCGGCGACCAAGGCTTTCGAACGGGCCGCCCGTGAAGCGGGCATCGATGCGCATATCGACCTCACCGACAAGGCCGAAAATGTTGCCGCCGCCGATCGTATCGTGCTTCCCGGCGTCGGCGCCTATGCCGATTGCCGGCGCGGGCTCGATGCCGTGCCCGGTATGGCCGAGGTGCTGATCGAAGCTGTCGAGAAAAAGGCGCGGCCCTTCCTCGGCATCTGCGTCGGCATGCAGCTGATGTCCTCGCGCGGACTGGAAAAGACCGTGACCCACGGCTTCGGCTGGATTCCCGGCGACGTCGTCGAGATGACGCCCGGTGATCCGGCGCTGAAGATCCCGCAGATCGGCTGGAACACGCTCGACCTGACGCGCGAACATCCGCTCCTCGACGGCATTCCGACGGGGTCCGAGGGGCTGCATGCCTATTTCGTGCATTCTTATCATCTTGCCGCCGAGAACGCCGAGGATGTCATTGCGACCGTCGATTATGGCGGTGCGATGACGGCTCTGGTCGGGTGCGACAACATGGTCGGCGCCCAGTTTCACCCGGAGAAGAGCCAGAAGCTCGGCCTGGCGCTGATTGCCAATTTCCTGCGCTGGAACCCGTAA
- a CDS encoding DUF1402 family protein, which produces MRRLLTSLLIAAALVNSAPAFAMQTVPAGNRHAEQPDIPGASVRRTKGTKSSFDLKYEKVRELLATDHELMAKIRKVSSAYGINPIHVVGAIVGEHTYNVDAYDRLQSYYVKAASYAGESFRFAYDGENVDEFVARPQFAECKGKSDSYTLWSCREDVWESDFRGKTVGGKSFPNNRFSAVFFQPFYAGQTFGLGQVNPLTALMLSDLVARVSGYPKLNEKNAGAVYKSIMDPDVSLAFVAASIRRSIDDYKEIAGMDISGNPGLTATLYNVGNSRQRAAALAAKNRSSGATVWPEENYYGWLINDKLDELKGLL; this is translated from the coding sequence GTGCGACGCCTTTTGACAAGCCTTTTGATTGCCGCTGCCCTGGTGAATTCGGCGCCTGCCTTCGCCATGCAGACGGTGCCGGCCGGCAATCGTCATGCCGAGCAGCCCGATATTCCGGGCGCTTCCGTCAGGCGCACAAAGGGAACCAAGAGCAGCTTCGATCTGAAGTATGAAAAGGTCCGCGAGCTGCTGGCGACCGATCACGAGCTGATGGCCAAGATCCGCAAGGTCTCCAGCGCTTACGGCATCAATCCCATCCATGTCGTCGGCGCAATCGTCGGCGAACACACCTATAATGTCGACGCTTACGACCGGCTGCAATCCTACTATGTCAAGGCTGCTTCCTACGCCGGAGAAAGCTTCCGCTTCGCCTATGACGGCGAAAACGTCGATGAATTCGTGGCGCGGCCGCAATTTGCCGAATGCAAAGGCAAGAGTGATTCCTACACGCTGTGGTCCTGCCGCGAGGATGTCTGGGAAAGTGATTTCCGAGGCAAGACCGTGGGTGGCAAGAGCTTCCCCAACAACCGCTTCAGCGCGGTCTTCTTTCAGCCCTTCTACGCCGGACAAACCTTCGGCCTCGGCCAGGTCAATCCGCTGACGGCGCTGATGCTCTCCGATCTCGTGGCCCGCGTCTCCGGTTATCCGAAATTGAACGAGAAGAATGCCGGCGCCGTCTACAAGTCGATCATGGATCCCGATGTCTCGCTCGCCTTCGTCGCCGCCTCGATCCGCCGGTCGATCGACGATTACAAGGAGATTGCCGGCATGGATATCTCCGGCAACCCCGGCCTGACGGCAACGCTTTATAATGTCGGCAACTCGCGTCAGCGCGCCGCCGCACTCGCTGCGAAGAACCGCTCTTCGGGTGCGACCGTCTGGCCGGAGGAGAATTATTACGGCTGGCTGATCAACGACAAGCTGGACGAACTGAAGGGCCTGCTCTAG
- the hisB gene encoding imidazoleglycerol-phosphate dehydratase HisB — MAETAASRTGSVSRKTNETSISVSVNLDGTGKSKISTGVGFFDHMLDQLSRHSLIDMEIESQGDLHIDDHHTVEDTGIAIGQAISKALGDRRGITRYASIDLAMDETMTKAAVDLSGRPFLVWNVAFSAPKIGTFDTELVREFFQALAQNAGITLHILNHYGANNHHIAETCFKAVARALRTATEIDPRQAGRVPSTKGTLV, encoded by the coding sequence ATGGCCGAGACCGCAGCAAGCCGCACGGGCAGCGTTTCCCGCAAGACCAACGAAACCTCGATTTCCGTCTCCGTCAATCTCGACGGCACCGGCAAATCGAAGATTTCGACCGGCGTCGGCTTCTTCGATCATATGCTCGACCAGCTTTCGCGGCATTCCCTGATCGACATGGAAATCGAATCCCAGGGCGACCTGCACATCGACGACCACCACACGGTCGAGGATACGGGCATCGCCATCGGCCAGGCGATCTCCAAGGCGCTCGGCGACCGGCGCGGCATCACGCGTTACGCCTCGATCGATCTCGCCATGGACGAGACGATGACCAAGGCCGCGGTCGATCTTTCCGGCCGGCCGTTCCTCGTCTGGAACGTCGCCTTCAGCGCGCCGAAGATCGGCACGTTCGATACCGAACTCGTTCGCGAATTCTTCCAGGCACTCGCCCAGAATGCCGGCATCACCTTGCATATTCTCAACCATTATGGCGCCAACAATCACCATATTGCCGAGACATGCTTCAAGGCCGTTGCCCGCGCATTGCGCACGGCGACAGAGATCGATCCGAGACAGGCCGGCCGTGTACCTTCGACGAAGGGCACGCTCGTCTGA
- a CDS encoding DUF2628 domain-containing protein: MTSSYIFLTPPSGTRATVEETRTIRDGFTLLGFLFPWVWLLAHRLWLHAAAAFLLQAIGGALMEERGLGLAGAALMLGVNVLVGLEGQNFRIRSLAAKGWTEDGLVAADTIGIAEDVYFSDKAAVADSNKDTTPDWENKTRPNNPPGQATSLGLFGFEGGR, translated from the coding sequence ATGACATCCAGCTATATTTTCCTGACGCCGCCCAGCGGCACGCGCGCTACGGTCGAAGAGACTCGGACCATCCGTGACGGTTTCACGCTGCTCGGCTTTCTGTTTCCATGGGTTTGGCTGCTCGCACATCGGCTATGGCTGCATGCGGCCGCAGCCTTTCTGCTGCAGGCAATCGGCGGTGCGCTGATGGAGGAGCGGGGTCTCGGGCTGGCGGGAGCGGCGCTCATGCTGGGTGTGAATGTGCTGGTCGGCCTCGAGGGCCAGAATTTCCGCATCCGCAGCCTCGCCGCCAAGGGCTGGACCGAAGATGGGCTCGTTGCAGCCGATACGATCGGCATTGCTGAGGACGTCTATTTCTCGGACAAGGCGGCTGTTGCCGACAGCAACAAGGACACCACACCGGACTGGGAGAACAAGACCCGTCCGAACAATCCGCCTGGCCAGGCCACCTCGCTTGGTCTCTTTGGTTTTGAGGGAGGACGCTGA
- a CDS encoding cytochrome P450, giving the protein MDMRPEPFVPPAPLPRTVPPSRLEIIRTILRNPLELWGEPSYTLPWIKTSFFGQHTLIVNDPGLIKHVLVDIAGNYRMSDIRQLVLRPILRDGLLTAEGSVWKRSRKAVAPVFTPRHAQGFAGQMLRQSEDYAGKYQSAGETGAIFDISTDMTELTFAILADTLFSGEIVTSSGHFADDVNALLHRMGRVDPMDLMRAPSWVPRVTRIGGQKVLEKFRAIVRDTMDMRTAKMKADRATAPEDFLTLLLEQAGPDGLTKEEIEDNILTFIGAGHETTARALAWTLYCVSNSPHIRDAMETEIDAVLATGAEPVEWLDMMPQTRAAFEETLRLYPPAPSINRAAISDDSWTSPKGERVELEAGITVLIMPWTLHRHELYWDRPRAYMPERFLPENRGSIGRFQFLPFGAGPRVCIGATFALQEAVIALAVLMHRYRFDSTDKTNPWPVQKLTTQPQNGLPMRVTPRIISR; this is encoded by the coding sequence ATGGACATGCGTCCTGAACCCTTCGTTCCGCCGGCACCATTGCCGCGCACCGTGCCGCCGAGCCGGCTGGAAATCATCCGCACCATCCTGCGCAATCCGCTCGAACTCTGGGGTGAGCCGTCCTATACGCTGCCCTGGATCAAGACGAGCTTCTTCGGTCAGCACACGCTGATCGTCAACGATCCCGGCTTGATCAAGCATGTGCTGGTCGACATTGCTGGCAATTACCGCATGTCCGATATACGCCAGCTGGTGCTGCGCCCGATCTTGCGGGACGGCCTGCTGACGGCAGAAGGCTCCGTCTGGAAAAGATCACGCAAGGCGGTGGCGCCTGTTTTCACGCCCCGCCATGCCCAAGGATTCGCCGGGCAGATGCTGCGCCAGTCGGAAGACTATGCCGGCAAATATCAGAGCGCGGGCGAGACGGGGGCAATTTTCGATATCAGCACGGACATGACGGAGCTGACATTCGCGATTCTCGCCGACACGTTATTTTCGGGTGAAATCGTCACCTCGAGCGGCCATTTCGCCGATGACGTCAATGCTCTCCTGCATCGTATGGGCCGCGTCGACCCGATGGATCTGATGCGCGCTCCCTCCTGGGTTCCACGTGTGACACGCATCGGCGGTCAGAAAGTGCTGGAGAAATTCCGTGCCATCGTGCGCGACACGATGGATATGCGAACCGCAAAGATGAAGGCCGATCGCGCCACGGCCCCCGAAGATTTCCTCACCCTGCTGCTGGAACAGGCCGGCCCCGACGGGCTGACGAAGGAAGAAATCGAAGACAATATTCTGACCTTTATCGGCGCGGGGCATGAGACCACGGCACGGGCATTGGCTTGGACGCTCTATTGCGTCTCGAACAGCCCGCATATCCGCGATGCGATGGAAACAGAAATCGATGCGGTGCTCGCCACCGGGGCCGAACCGGTGGAATGGCTGGATATGATGCCGCAGACGCGCGCCGCCTTCGAAGAGACCTTACGCCTCTATCCGCCGGCGCCATCGATCAATCGCGCCGCCATCTCGGATGATTCCTGGACAAGCCCCAAGGGCGAGCGGGTCGAGCTCGAGGCCGGGATCACGGTGCTCATCATGCCCTGGACGCTGCATCGCCATGAACTTTATTGGGACAGGCCGCGCGCCTACATGCCCGAGCGCTTCCTGCCGGAAAATCGCGGCTCTATCGGCCGCTTCCAGTTCCTGCCTTTCGGCGCCGGCCCGCGCGTCTGCATCGGCGCAACCTTTGCGCTTCAGGAGGCGGTGATCGCGCTTGCCGTGCTGATGCATCGCTATCGCTTCGATTCCACCGATAAGACCAATCCCTGGCCGGTGCAGAAGCTGACGACGCAGCCGCAGAACGGCCTGCCGATGCGGGTAACACCGCGCATAATTTCCCGATAA
- the hisF gene encoding imidazole glycerol phosphate synthase subunit HisF codes for MTLKARVIPCLDVKDGRVVKGVNFLNLVDAGDPVEAAKAYDAAGADELCFLDITASSDNRETIFDVVSRTADQCFMPLTVGGGVRTIADIRKLLLCGADKVSINSAAVSNPDFVTEAADKFGDQCIVVSIDAKRRRTQAVGGDNLSAWEIYTHGGRNATGIDAVEFAQKMVERGAGELLVTSMDRDGTKVGYDLELTRAIADAVRVPVIASGGVGHLDDLVAGVKEGHANAVLAASIFHFGTYSVGEAKHYMSKCGIDMRLD; via the coding sequence ATGACCCTCAAGGCCCGTGTCATCCCCTGCCTCGACGTCAAGGACGGCCGCGTCGTCAAGGGCGTCAACTTTCTCAATCTCGTTGATGCCGGCGATCCCGTCGAGGCGGCGAAGGCCTATGATGCGGCCGGCGCCGACGAACTCTGCTTCCTCGACATCACCGCTTCCTCGGACAATCGCGAGACGATCTTCGATGTCGTGTCGCGCACGGCCGACCAATGCTTCATGCCGCTGACGGTCGGCGGCGGGGTGCGCACCATCGCCGATATCCGCAAGCTCCTGCTGTGCGGCGCCGACAAGGTCTCGATCAATTCGGCGGCGGTCAGCAATCCCGACTTCGTCACTGAGGCGGCCGACAAGTTCGGCGACCAGTGCATCGTCGTCTCGATCGACGCCAAGCGCAGACGCACGCAGGCGGTCGGCGGCGACAATCTCAGCGCCTGGGAAATCTATACGCATGGCGGCCGCAATGCGACCGGCATCGACGCCGTCGAATTCGCCCAGAAGATGGTGGAACGCGGCGCCGGCGAGCTGCTGGTGACCTCGATGGACCGCGACGGCACCAAGGTCGGCTACGACCTGGAGCTGACGCGGGCGATTGCCGATGCGGTGCGTGTGCCCGTCATCGCCTCAGGCGGCGTCGGCCACCTCGACGATCTCGTCGCCGGAGTGAAAGAGGGCCATGCCAACGCCGTTCTCGCCGCATCGATCTTCCACTTCGGCACCTATTCCGTCGGAGAAGCGAAGCACTATATGTCGAAGTGCGGCATCGACATGCGTCTCGACTGA
- the hisA gene encoding 1-(5-phosphoribosyl)-5-[(5-phosphoribosylamino)methylideneamino]imidazole-4-carboxamide isomerase: MILFPAIDLKGGQCVRLKLGDMQQATVYNTDPAAQAKSFEDQGFEWLHVVDLDGAFAGHSANGDAVEAILKATKNPVQLGGGIRTLDHIEAWLSRGLRRVILGTVAVRNPDLVIEACRKFPGHVAVGIDAKGGKVAVEGWAEASELGVIELARKFEGAGVAAIIYTDIDRDGILAGINWTSTLELAEAVSIPVIASGGLASLDDVRRMLEPDAQKLEGAISGRALYDGRIDPAEALALIKASRAKETA; encoded by the coding sequence ATGATCCTTTTTCCCGCGATCGATCTGAAGGGCGGCCAATGCGTCCGCCTGAAGCTCGGCGACATGCAACAGGCGACGGTCTACAACACCGATCCGGCCGCCCAGGCGAAATCCTTCGAAGACCAGGGTTTCGAATGGCTGCATGTGGTCGATCTCGACGGTGCCTTTGCGGGACATTCGGCCAATGGCGATGCCGTGGAAGCGATCCTCAAGGCAACGAAAAATCCGGTGCAGCTCGGCGGCGGCATTCGTACGCTCGATCATATCGAAGCATGGCTGTCGCGCGGGCTGCGGCGCGTCATTCTCGGCACCGTCGCGGTCAGAAATCCTGATCTGGTCATCGAAGCCTGCCGGAAGTTTCCTGGTCACGTCGCCGTCGGCATCGATGCCAAGGGCGGCAAGGTGGCCGTCGAGGGCTGGGCTGAAGCTTCCGAGCTCGGTGTCATCGAGCTCGCCCGGAAATTCGAAGGCGCCGGCGTTGCCGCGATCATCTACACCGATATCGACCGTGACGGCATCCTTGCCGGCATCAACTGGACCTCGACGCTGGAACTTGCCGAGGCCGTTTCCATTCCGGTCATCGCCTCCGGCGGCCTTGCCTCTCTCGATGACGTCAGGCGCATGCTGGAGCCGGATGCGCAGAAGCTCGAAGGGGCAATTTCAGGCCGCGCGCTTTACGACGGCCGCATCGACCCCGCGGAAGCACTGGCGCTGATCAAGGCCAGCAGGGCAAAGGAGACTGCGTAA
- a CDS encoding phosphoribosyl-ATP diphosphatase → MSGFSLSDLESIVAERSTASPEQSWTAKLVAAGQPKAAKKLGEEAIEAVMAAVTGDRDNLTYEAADVLYHLLVVLKIAEIPLENVMAELERRTAQSGLKEKAGRQSS, encoded by the coding sequence ATGAGCGGATTTTCCCTTTCCGATCTCGAAAGCATCGTCGCAGAGCGCTCGACAGCCTCGCCGGAGCAATCCTGGACAGCGAAGCTTGTCGCCGCCGGCCAGCCGAAAGCGGCCAAGAAGCTCGGTGAAGAGGCGATTGAAGCGGTGATGGCGGCAGTGACCGGCGACCGCGACAATCTGACTTATGAAGCCGCCGATGTGCTCTATCACCTATTGGTCGTATTGAAGATTGCTGAAATACCGTTAGAGAATGTCATGGCCGAGCTCGAGCGCAGAACCGCGCAGTCCGGCCTCAAGGAAAAGGCCGGCCGGCAGAGTTCATGA
- the hslU gene encoding ATP-dependent protease ATPase subunit HslU, translated as MTTFSPREIVSELDRYIIGQHDAKRAVAIALRNRWRRQQLDPSLRDEVMPKNILMIGPTGVGKTEISRRLAKLAGAPFIKVEATKFTEVGYVGRDVEQIIRDLVEVGIGLVREKKRTEVQAKAHVSAEERVLDALVGTTASPATRESFRKKLRDGELDDKEIDIEVADAGSGMGGFEIPGMPGANIGVLNLSEMFGKAMGGRTKKVRTTVKASYTDLIRDESDKLIDNEVIQREAVRSTENDGIVFLDEIDKIAARDGGMGAGVSREGVQRDLLPLVEGTTVSTKYGPVKTDHILFIASGAFHVSKPSDLLPELQGRLPIRVELRPLNKEDFRRILTETEASLIRQYRALMETESLNLEFTDDAIDALADVAVHLNSSVENIGARRLQTVMERVLDDISYNAPDRGGTAVTIDAAYVREHVGDLAQNTDLSRFIL; from the coding sequence ATGACGACCTTTTCCCCCCGCGAAATCGTTTCCGAACTCGATCGCTACATTATCGGCCAGCATGATGCCAAACGCGCCGTTGCGATCGCCTTGCGCAACCGCTGGCGTCGGCAGCAGCTCGACCCGAGCTTGCGCGATGAAGTCATGCCAAAAAACATCCTGATGATCGGTCCGACCGGTGTCGGCAAGACCGAGATTTCCCGCCGCCTGGCCAAACTCGCCGGCGCGCCGTTCATCAAGGTTGAGGCCACCAAATTCACCGAAGTCGGTTATGTCGGCCGCGATGTCGAGCAGATCATCCGCGATCTGGTCGAGGTCGGCATCGGTCTGGTGCGTGAGAAGAAGCGGACCGAGGTCCAGGCCAAGGCGCATGTCAGCGCCGAGGAGCGTGTTCTCGATGCGCTGGTCGGCACCACCGCATCGCCCGCCACCCGTGAGAGCTTCCGCAAGAAGCTGCGGGACGGTGAGCTCGACGACAAGGAAATCGATATCGAGGTGGCCGATGCCGGTTCCGGCATGGGAGGATTCGAAATACCCGGCATGCCGGGCGCCAATATCGGCGTGCTCAATCTGTCTGAGATGTTCGGCAAGGCGATGGGCGGACGCACCAAGAAGGTCCGCACGACCGTCAAGGCCTCCTATACCGACCTGATCCGTGATGAATCCGACAAGCTGATCGACAATGAGGTGATCCAGCGCGAGGCCGTTCGCTCCACCGAGAATGACGGGATCGTCTTCCTCGACGAAATCGACAAGATCGCCGCCCGCGACGGCGGCATGGGCGCCGGCGTTTCGCGTGAAGGCGTCCAGCGCGACCTTCTGCCGCTCGTCGAAGGCACGACGGTTTCGACCAAATACGGGCCGGTGAAGACGGATCATATCCTCTTCATCGCCTCAGGCGCCTTCCATGTCTCCAAACCCTCCGATCTTCTCCCGGAGCTGCAAGGCCGCTTGCCGATCCGCGTCGAATTGCGCCCGCTGAACAAGGAGGACTTCCGCCGGATCCTGACCGAGACGGAAGCAAGCCTCATCCGCCAGTATCGCGCGCTGATGGAGACCGAAAGCCTGAACCTCGAATTCACCGACGACGCGATCGATGCGCTGGCCGATGTCGCCGTCCATCTGAACTCCTCCGTCGAGAATATCGGCGCCCGCAGGCTGCAGACGGTAATGGAGCGGGTCCTGGACGACATTTCCTATAACGCCCCCGATCGGGGCGGGACGGCCGTCACCATCGATGCCGCCTATGTGCGCGAACATGTCGGCGATCTCGCGCAGAATACCGATCTCTCGCGCTTCATTTTGTGA
- the hslV gene encoding ATP-dependent protease subunit HslV — MTTIITVRKGGKVVMAGDGQVSLGQTVMKGNARKVRRIGKGEVIAGFAGATADAFTLLERLEKKLEQYPGQLMRAAVELAKDWRTDKYLRNLEAMMLVADKSITLAITGNGDVLEPEHGTTAIGSGGNFAFAAARALMDTDKSAEEIARRALEIAADICVYTNHNIVVESLDVEG, encoded by the coding sequence ATGACAACGATCATTACAGTTCGAAAAGGCGGCAAGGTGGTAATGGCCGGCGACGGCCAGGTGAGCCTCGGCCAGACCGTCATGAAGGGCAATGCCCGCAAGGTGCGCCGCATCGGCAAGGGCGAGGTGATCGCCGGTTTCGCCGGCGCCACGGCCGATGCCTTCACCCTGCTCGAAAGGCTTGAAAAGAAGCTGGAGCAATATCCCGGCCAGCTGATGCGCGCCGCCGTCGAGCTCGCCAAGGACTGGCGCACCGACAAATACCTGCGTAATCTCGAAGCCATGATGCTCGTCGCCGACAAGTCGATCACGCTGGCGATCACCGGCAATGGCGACGTCCTGGAGCCCGAGCATGGCACGACGGCGATCGGTTCGGGCGGCAATTTTGCCTTCGCCGCCGCCCGCGCGCTTATGGATACCGACAAATCGGCCGAAGAGATCGCGCGCCGCGCCCTCGAAATCGCCGCCGACATCTGCGTCTACACGAACCACAATATCGTGGTTGAATCGCTGGATGTCGAAGGCTGA